One genomic window of Arachis stenosperma cultivar V10309 chromosome 10, arast.V10309.gnm1.PFL2, whole genome shotgun sequence includes the following:
- the LOC130955706 gene encoding ceramide kinase isoform X1: MEGEGNDCAFMGEDSHPGAPLHGNSSILSSTFFLDHVGEVSLVFNSNGLFWEPINSPNASAMVEGEVDGDCGCYSNGNKRKHSLRKGIMQLSALEMKRPDGSICFGIKSRSKAASEIKLSDIYAVELSHHGPIHITNLPHATEHLLFGNDIKLYRFMVHGFIRSKNQLSQWIPTTYTFGHKDFRVCEMWVNKLNVFLDRDVGRPRNLLVFVNPKSGKRNGCKTWEAVGPIFSRAKVETKVIVTKRAGQALDVMSSMTNKELNNYDGVVAVGGDGFFNEILNGFLSPRFKAPNPPTPSDFVHPADDNGDSSVLKENESAQEIPEQCEDKIPFISSEDQSTAKASYNISGETDDEFHILNQRFRIGLIPAGSTDAIVMCTTGTRDAVTSALHIVLGKRVRLDIAQIVRWKATPRSEIQPYMRYTASFAGYGFYGDVITESENYRWMGPKRYDYAGTMVFLKHRSYEAEIAYLDVGSDEPNLTSKRRHEDNMSELNTRKSERRVCCVDCKICNENSDPTSTGISSLTPHLYSEGGKWKKSKGRFLSVGAALISCRNDKAPDGLVVDAHLSDGFLHLILIRECPHASYLRHLIQLTKSGGSPLNFQFVEHHKTPTFTFTSMGKESVWNLDGEILEAHQLSAQVFRGLVCLFASGPQV, translated from the exons ATGGAGGGAGAAGGAAACGATTGCGCTTTCATGGGAGAAGATTCTCATCCAGGTGCACCTTTACACGGTAACTCATCAATTTTGAGCTCGACGTTTTTCTTAGATCATGTTGGTGAAGTGTCTCTCGTCTTCAACTCGAATGGGCTATTTTGGGAACCAATTAATTCACCAAATGCT TCAGCCATGGTGGAAGGAGAGGTTGATGGTGATTGTGGATGTTACTCCAATGGCAACAAAAGAAAGCACAGCTTGAGAAAAGGCATCATGCAGCTTTCAGCACTGGAAATGAAGCGACCG GATGGTTCAATTTGCTTCGGCATTAAGTCTAGGTCTAAAGCTGCTAGTGAGATAAAACTTTCTgacatatatgctgttgaattaTCCCATCATGGTCCGATTCATATAACAAACCTGCCTCATGCTACTGAGCACCTACTTTTTGGAAATGACATAAAG CTGTACCGGTTTATGGTCCATGGTTTTATAAGGAGCAAGAATCAGCTATCTCAGTGGATTCCCACTACATATACTTTTGGTCATAAAGATTTTCGTGTATGTGAAATGTGGGTAAACAAGCTCAATGTGTTCTTGGATCGTGATGTTGGAAGGCCAAGGAATCTTTTG GTTTTTGTTAATCCAAAGAGTGGGAAACGAAATGGCTGTAAAACCTGGGAAGCTGTGGGTCCTATTTTCTCCCGTGCTAAAGTTGAAACGAAG GTGATTGTAACAAAGAGAGCAGGACAGGCACTTGATGTGATGTCATCTATGACAAACAAGGAGCTTAACAATTATGATGGTGTTGTAGCTGTT GGTGGTGACGGATTTTTCAATGAAATCCTCAATGGGTTCCTTTCCCCCAGGTTTAAAGCTCCCAACCCACCAACTCCTTCAGACTTTGTTCATCCAGCAGATGATAATGGTGATTCATCAGTtctcaaagaaaatgaaagcGCCCAAGAGATCCCTGAACAATGTGAAGATAAGATTCCCTTTATTTCAAGTGAAGACCAATCTACAGCAAAAGCATCATATAATA tttcaGGAGAAACGGATGATGAGTTTCATATTCTCAATCAACGCTTTAGAATTGGACTTATTCCTGCTGGTTCAACTGATGCTATTGTTATGTg TACAACTGGAACTCGAGATGCTGTAACATCTGCGTTACATATTGTCCTtggaaaaagagtgcgcctCGACATAGCTCAAATTGTACGGTGGAAAGCCACTCCGAGATCTGAGATCCAACCATATATGCGCTATACAGCCTCCTTTGCTGg GTATGGATTTTATGGTGATGTCATCACAGAGAGTGAGAATTATCGATGGATGGGTCCTAAGCGTTATGATTATGCAGGAACAATGGTATTTTTAAAGCATAG GTCATATGAAGCCGAAATAGCATATCTAGATGTTGGATCAGATGAACCTAATTTAACTTCCAAAAGGAGGCATGAAGACAACATGTCAGAATTGAACACACGAAAGTCAGAAAGACGTGTTTGTTGTGTTGATTGCAAAATTTGCAATGAAAATTCAGATCCTACATCTACTGGAATTTCCAGCCTAACACCTCATTTGTATTCCGAAGGAGGAAAATGGAAGAAATCTAAAGGACGTTTTCTTAGCGTAGGAGCTGCTTTAATCTCTTGCAGAAATGATAAAGCACCTGATGGGTTGGTGGTTGATGCACACCTTTCAGATGGTTTCCTTCATCTTATATTGATTAGAGAGTGCCCGCATGCTTCTTATTTACG GCACCTAATTCAACTAACAAAAAGTGGTGGAAGCCcattaaattttcaatttgttgagCATCATAAG ACCCCAACATTTACTTTTACTTCTATGGGCAAGGAGAGTGTATGGAATCTAGATGGTGAGATACTTGAAGCTCATCAACTTTCAGCTCAAGTGTTCCGTGGCCTTGTGTGCTTATTTGCATCTGGTCCTCAAGTTTAA
- the LOC130955706 gene encoding ceramide kinase isoform X4 yields MVEGEVDGDCGCYSNGNKRKHSLRKGIMQLSALEMKRPDGSICFGIKSRSKAASEIKLSDIYAVELSHHGPIHITNLPHATEHLLFGNDIKLYRFMVHGFIRSKNQLSQWIPTTYTFGHKDFRVCEMWVNKLNVFLDRDVGRPRNLLVFVNPKSGKRNGCKTWEAVGPIFSRAKVETKVIVTKRAGQALDVMSSMTNKELNNYDGVVAVGGDGFFNEILNGFLSPRFKAPNPPTPSDFVHPADDNGDSSVLKENESAQEIPEQCEDKIPFISSEDQSTAKASYNISGETDDEFHILNQRFRIGLIPAGSTDAIVMCTTGTRDAVTSALHIVLGKRVRLDIAQIVRWKATPRSEIQPYMRYTASFAGYGFYGDVITESENYRWMGPKRYDYAGTMVFLKHRSYEAEIAYLDVGSDEPNLTSKRRHEDNMSELNTRKSERRVCCVDCKICNENSDPTSTGISSLTPHLYSEGGKWKKSKGRFLSVGAALISCRNDKAPDGLVVDAHLSDGFLHLILIRECPHASYLRHLIQLTKSGGSPLNFQFVEHHKTPTFTFTSMGKESVWNLDGEILEAHQLSAQVFRGLVCLFASGPQV; encoded by the exons ATGGTGGAAGGAGAGGTTGATGGTGATTGTGGATGTTACTCCAATGGCAACAAAAGAAAGCACAGCTTGAGAAAAGGCATCATGCAGCTTTCAGCACTGGAAATGAAGCGACCG GATGGTTCAATTTGCTTCGGCATTAAGTCTAGGTCTAAAGCTGCTAGTGAGATAAAACTTTCTgacatatatgctgttgaattaTCCCATCATGGTCCGATTCATATAACAAACCTGCCTCATGCTACTGAGCACCTACTTTTTGGAAATGACATAAAG CTGTACCGGTTTATGGTCCATGGTTTTATAAGGAGCAAGAATCAGCTATCTCAGTGGATTCCCACTACATATACTTTTGGTCATAAAGATTTTCGTGTATGTGAAATGTGGGTAAACAAGCTCAATGTGTTCTTGGATCGTGATGTTGGAAGGCCAAGGAATCTTTTG GTTTTTGTTAATCCAAAGAGTGGGAAACGAAATGGCTGTAAAACCTGGGAAGCTGTGGGTCCTATTTTCTCCCGTGCTAAAGTTGAAACGAAG GTGATTGTAACAAAGAGAGCAGGACAGGCACTTGATGTGATGTCATCTATGACAAACAAGGAGCTTAACAATTATGATGGTGTTGTAGCTGTT GGTGGTGACGGATTTTTCAATGAAATCCTCAATGGGTTCCTTTCCCCCAGGTTTAAAGCTCCCAACCCACCAACTCCTTCAGACTTTGTTCATCCAGCAGATGATAATGGTGATTCATCAGTtctcaaagaaaatgaaagcGCCCAAGAGATCCCTGAACAATGTGAAGATAAGATTCCCTTTATTTCAAGTGAAGACCAATCTACAGCAAAAGCATCATATAATA tttcaGGAGAAACGGATGATGAGTTTCATATTCTCAATCAACGCTTTAGAATTGGACTTATTCCTGCTGGTTCAACTGATGCTATTGTTATGTg TACAACTGGAACTCGAGATGCTGTAACATCTGCGTTACATATTGTCCTtggaaaaagagtgcgcctCGACATAGCTCAAATTGTACGGTGGAAAGCCACTCCGAGATCTGAGATCCAACCATATATGCGCTATACAGCCTCCTTTGCTGg GTATGGATTTTATGGTGATGTCATCACAGAGAGTGAGAATTATCGATGGATGGGTCCTAAGCGTTATGATTATGCAGGAACAATGGTATTTTTAAAGCATAG GTCATATGAAGCCGAAATAGCATATCTAGATGTTGGATCAGATGAACCTAATTTAACTTCCAAAAGGAGGCATGAAGACAACATGTCAGAATTGAACACACGAAAGTCAGAAAGACGTGTTTGTTGTGTTGATTGCAAAATTTGCAATGAAAATTCAGATCCTACATCTACTGGAATTTCCAGCCTAACACCTCATTTGTATTCCGAAGGAGGAAAATGGAAGAAATCTAAAGGACGTTTTCTTAGCGTAGGAGCTGCTTTAATCTCTTGCAGAAATGATAAAGCACCTGATGGGTTGGTGGTTGATGCACACCTTTCAGATGGTTTCCTTCATCTTATATTGATTAGAGAGTGCCCGCATGCTTCTTATTTACG GCACCTAATTCAACTAACAAAAAGTGGTGGAAGCCcattaaattttcaatttgttgagCATCATAAG ACCCCAACATTTACTTTTACTTCTATGGGCAAGGAGAGTGTATGGAATCTAGATGGTGAGATACTTGAAGCTCATCAACTTTCAGCTCAAGTGTTCCGTGGCCTTGTGTGCTTATTTGCATCTGGTCCTCAAGTTTAA
- the LOC130955706 gene encoding ceramide kinase isoform X3 — MEGEGNDCAFMGEDSHPGAPLHAMVEGEVDGDCGCYSNGNKRKHSLRKGIMQLSALEMKRPDGSICFGIKSRSKAASEIKLSDIYAVELSHHGPIHITNLPHATEHLLFGNDIKLYRFMVHGFIRSKNQLSQWIPTTYTFGHKDFRVCEMWVNKLNVFLDRDVGRPRNLLVFVNPKSGKRNGCKTWEAVGPIFSRAKVETKVIVTKRAGQALDVMSSMTNKELNNYDGVVAVGGDGFFNEILNGFLSPRFKAPNPPTPSDFVHPADDNGDSSVLKENESAQEIPEQCEDKIPFISSEDQSTAKASYNISGETDDEFHILNQRFRIGLIPAGSTDAIVMCTTGTRDAVTSALHIVLGKRVRLDIAQIVRWKATPRSEIQPYMRYTASFAGYGFYGDVITESENYRWMGPKRYDYAGTMVFLKHRSYEAEIAYLDVGSDEPNLTSKRRHEDNMSELNTRKSERRVCCVDCKICNENSDPTSTGISSLTPHLYSEGGKWKKSKGRFLSVGAALISCRNDKAPDGLVVDAHLSDGFLHLILIRECPHASYLRHLIQLTKSGGSPLNFQFVEHHKTPTFTFTSMGKESVWNLDGEILEAHQLSAQVFRGLVCLFASGPQV, encoded by the exons ATGGAGGGAGAAGGAAACGATTGCGCTTTCATGGGAGAAGATTCTCATCCAGGTGCACCTTTACACG CCATGGTGGAAGGAGAGGTTGATGGTGATTGTGGATGTTACTCCAATGGCAACAAAAGAAAGCACAGCTTGAGAAAAGGCATCATGCAGCTTTCAGCACTGGAAATGAAGCGACCG GATGGTTCAATTTGCTTCGGCATTAAGTCTAGGTCTAAAGCTGCTAGTGAGATAAAACTTTCTgacatatatgctgttgaattaTCCCATCATGGTCCGATTCATATAACAAACCTGCCTCATGCTACTGAGCACCTACTTTTTGGAAATGACATAAAG CTGTACCGGTTTATGGTCCATGGTTTTATAAGGAGCAAGAATCAGCTATCTCAGTGGATTCCCACTACATATACTTTTGGTCATAAAGATTTTCGTGTATGTGAAATGTGGGTAAACAAGCTCAATGTGTTCTTGGATCGTGATGTTGGAAGGCCAAGGAATCTTTTG GTTTTTGTTAATCCAAAGAGTGGGAAACGAAATGGCTGTAAAACCTGGGAAGCTGTGGGTCCTATTTTCTCCCGTGCTAAAGTTGAAACGAAG GTGATTGTAACAAAGAGAGCAGGACAGGCACTTGATGTGATGTCATCTATGACAAACAAGGAGCTTAACAATTATGATGGTGTTGTAGCTGTT GGTGGTGACGGATTTTTCAATGAAATCCTCAATGGGTTCCTTTCCCCCAGGTTTAAAGCTCCCAACCCACCAACTCCTTCAGACTTTGTTCATCCAGCAGATGATAATGGTGATTCATCAGTtctcaaagaaaatgaaagcGCCCAAGAGATCCCTGAACAATGTGAAGATAAGATTCCCTTTATTTCAAGTGAAGACCAATCTACAGCAAAAGCATCATATAATA tttcaGGAGAAACGGATGATGAGTTTCATATTCTCAATCAACGCTTTAGAATTGGACTTATTCCTGCTGGTTCAACTGATGCTATTGTTATGTg TACAACTGGAACTCGAGATGCTGTAACATCTGCGTTACATATTGTCCTtggaaaaagagtgcgcctCGACATAGCTCAAATTGTACGGTGGAAAGCCACTCCGAGATCTGAGATCCAACCATATATGCGCTATACAGCCTCCTTTGCTGg GTATGGATTTTATGGTGATGTCATCACAGAGAGTGAGAATTATCGATGGATGGGTCCTAAGCGTTATGATTATGCAGGAACAATGGTATTTTTAAAGCATAG GTCATATGAAGCCGAAATAGCATATCTAGATGTTGGATCAGATGAACCTAATTTAACTTCCAAAAGGAGGCATGAAGACAACATGTCAGAATTGAACACACGAAAGTCAGAAAGACGTGTTTGTTGTGTTGATTGCAAAATTTGCAATGAAAATTCAGATCCTACATCTACTGGAATTTCCAGCCTAACACCTCATTTGTATTCCGAAGGAGGAAAATGGAAGAAATCTAAAGGACGTTTTCTTAGCGTAGGAGCTGCTTTAATCTCTTGCAGAAATGATAAAGCACCTGATGGGTTGGTGGTTGATGCACACCTTTCAGATGGTTTCCTTCATCTTATATTGATTAGAGAGTGCCCGCATGCTTCTTATTTACG GCACCTAATTCAACTAACAAAAAGTGGTGGAAGCCcattaaattttcaatttgttgagCATCATAAG ACCCCAACATTTACTTTTACTTCTATGGGCAAGGAGAGTGTATGGAATCTAGATGGTGAGATACTTGAAGCTCATCAACTTTCAGCTCAAGTGTTCCGTGGCCTTGTGTGCTTATTTGCATCTGGTCCTCAAGTTTAA
- the LOC130955037 gene encoding cellulose synthase A catalytic subunit 1 [UDP-forming]-like, translating into MDQSGGIATGPRDVLGVRNGSDIGCKPLKNLNGKICQMCGDTVELTATGDVFVACQECSFPLCHRCYECECENGNQSCPQCKTRYNSQKDSSHLEGDEDDDEDDDDVDDIECEVNYGEGNINKAGMQWEEDADLSSSSGHDSRMPNSNLHITNGQPLSGEKPCATPDTKSVQATSGPLGPSKAHSLSYTDSKQPGLESDEEVRRVPEIGGESAGPSASRPGAGPTGGKERGQGTGDGQRKRGRSPADKENKRLKRLLRNRVSAQQARERKKAYLIDLETRVKDLEKKNSELKERLSTLQNENQMLRQILKNTTASRRGSNSGTNAE; encoded by the exons ATGGATCAAAGTGGTGGAATTGCGACTGGGCCGCGCGATGTCCTAGGAGTTAGGAACGGTTCCGACATTGGG TGTAAACCCTTAAAGAATTTGAATGGTAAAATCTGTCAGATGTGTGGCGATACTGTTGAATTAACAGCTACCGGTGATGTTTTTGTTGCTTGCCAAgaatgttccttcccactttgtCACCGTTGCTATGAATGTGAGTGCGAGAATGGGAACCAATCTTGCCCCCAGTGCAAGACCAGATACAATAGTCAGAAAG ATAGTTCCCATTTGGAGGGAGAtgaggatgatgatgaagatgatgatgatgttgatgatATAGAGTGTGAGGTAAATTATGGAGAAGGAAACATTAACAAAGCAGGGATGCAATGGGAAGAAGATGCTGACCTCTCTTCTTCGTCGGGACATGATTCTCGGATGCCAAACTCAAATCTCCATATCACAAATGGGCAGCCG CTATCTGGTGAAAAACCGTGTGCTACTCCTGATACAAAATCTGTTCAAGCTACATCTGGTCCTTTGGGTCCATCCAAGGCTCACTCACTTTCCTACACCGATTCAAAGCAGCCAG GTCTTGAGAGTGATGAAGAGGTCAGAAGAGTGCCAGAGATCGGAGGTGAATCTGCTGGACCTTCAGCTTCCCGTCCAGGCGCCGGTCCAACTGGTGGGAAAGAACGTGGTCAGGGGACTGGGGATGGTCAACGGAAGAGAGGCAGAAGCCCGGCAGACAAAGAAAACAAACGGCTAAAGAG GCTACTGAGGAACAGAGTGTCAGCTCAACAAGCAAGGGAGAGGAAAAAGGCATATTTGATTGATTTGGAAACCAGAGTCAAAGACTTGGAGAAGAAGAACTCAGAGCTCAAAGAGAGGCTTTCCACTCTGCAGAATGAGAACCAAATGCTAAGACAA
- the LOC130955706 gene encoding ceramide kinase isoform X2, translated as MEGEGNDCAFMGEDSHPGAPLHGNSSILSSTFFLDHVGEVSLVFNSNGLFWEPINSPNASAMVEGEVDGDCGCYSNGNKRKHSLRKGIMQLSALEMKRPDGSICFGIKSRSKAASEIKLSDIYAVELSHHGPIHITNLPHATEHLLFGNDIKLYRFMVHGFIRSKNQLSQWIPTTYTFGHKDFRVCEMWVNKLNVFLDRDVGRPRNLLVFVNPKSGKRNGCKTWEAVGPIFSRAKVETKVIVTKRAGQALDVMSSMTNKELNNYDGVVAVGGDGFFNEILNGFLSPRFKAPNPPTPSDFVHPADDNGDSSVLKENESAQEIPEQCEDKIPFISSEDQSTAKASYNRETDDEFHILNQRFRIGLIPAGSTDAIVMCTTGTRDAVTSALHIVLGKRVRLDIAQIVRWKATPRSEIQPYMRYTASFAGYGFYGDVITESENYRWMGPKRYDYAGTMVFLKHRSYEAEIAYLDVGSDEPNLTSKRRHEDNMSELNTRKSERRVCCVDCKICNENSDPTSTGISSLTPHLYSEGGKWKKSKGRFLSVGAALISCRNDKAPDGLVVDAHLSDGFLHLILIRECPHASYLRHLIQLTKSGGSPLNFQFVEHHKTPTFTFTSMGKESVWNLDGEILEAHQLSAQVFRGLVCLFASGPQV; from the exons ATGGAGGGAGAAGGAAACGATTGCGCTTTCATGGGAGAAGATTCTCATCCAGGTGCACCTTTACACGGTAACTCATCAATTTTGAGCTCGACGTTTTTCTTAGATCATGTTGGTGAAGTGTCTCTCGTCTTCAACTCGAATGGGCTATTTTGGGAACCAATTAATTCACCAAATGCT TCAGCCATGGTGGAAGGAGAGGTTGATGGTGATTGTGGATGTTACTCCAATGGCAACAAAAGAAAGCACAGCTTGAGAAAAGGCATCATGCAGCTTTCAGCACTGGAAATGAAGCGACCG GATGGTTCAATTTGCTTCGGCATTAAGTCTAGGTCTAAAGCTGCTAGTGAGATAAAACTTTCTgacatatatgctgttgaattaTCCCATCATGGTCCGATTCATATAACAAACCTGCCTCATGCTACTGAGCACCTACTTTTTGGAAATGACATAAAG CTGTACCGGTTTATGGTCCATGGTTTTATAAGGAGCAAGAATCAGCTATCTCAGTGGATTCCCACTACATATACTTTTGGTCATAAAGATTTTCGTGTATGTGAAATGTGGGTAAACAAGCTCAATGTGTTCTTGGATCGTGATGTTGGAAGGCCAAGGAATCTTTTG GTTTTTGTTAATCCAAAGAGTGGGAAACGAAATGGCTGTAAAACCTGGGAAGCTGTGGGTCCTATTTTCTCCCGTGCTAAAGTTGAAACGAAG GTGATTGTAACAAAGAGAGCAGGACAGGCACTTGATGTGATGTCATCTATGACAAACAAGGAGCTTAACAATTATGATGGTGTTGTAGCTGTT GGTGGTGACGGATTTTTCAATGAAATCCTCAATGGGTTCCTTTCCCCCAGGTTTAAAGCTCCCAACCCACCAACTCCTTCAGACTTTGTTCATCCAGCAGATGATAATGGTGATTCATCAGTtctcaaagaaaatgaaagcGCCCAAGAGATCCCTGAACAATGTGAAGATAAGATTCCCTTTATTTCAAGTGAAGACCAATCTACAGCAAAAGCATCATATAATA GAGAAACGGATGATGAGTTTCATATTCTCAATCAACGCTTTAGAATTGGACTTATTCCTGCTGGTTCAACTGATGCTATTGTTATGTg TACAACTGGAACTCGAGATGCTGTAACATCTGCGTTACATATTGTCCTtggaaaaagagtgcgcctCGACATAGCTCAAATTGTACGGTGGAAAGCCACTCCGAGATCTGAGATCCAACCATATATGCGCTATACAGCCTCCTTTGCTGg GTATGGATTTTATGGTGATGTCATCACAGAGAGTGAGAATTATCGATGGATGGGTCCTAAGCGTTATGATTATGCAGGAACAATGGTATTTTTAAAGCATAG GTCATATGAAGCCGAAATAGCATATCTAGATGTTGGATCAGATGAACCTAATTTAACTTCCAAAAGGAGGCATGAAGACAACATGTCAGAATTGAACACACGAAAGTCAGAAAGACGTGTTTGTTGTGTTGATTGCAAAATTTGCAATGAAAATTCAGATCCTACATCTACTGGAATTTCCAGCCTAACACCTCATTTGTATTCCGAAGGAGGAAAATGGAAGAAATCTAAAGGACGTTTTCTTAGCGTAGGAGCTGCTTTAATCTCTTGCAGAAATGATAAAGCACCTGATGGGTTGGTGGTTGATGCACACCTTTCAGATGGTTTCCTTCATCTTATATTGATTAGAGAGTGCCCGCATGCTTCTTATTTACG GCACCTAATTCAACTAACAAAAAGTGGTGGAAGCCcattaaattttcaatttgttgagCATCATAAG ACCCCAACATTTACTTTTACTTCTATGGGCAAGGAGAGTGTATGGAATCTAGATGGTGAGATACTTGAAGCTCATCAACTTTCAGCTCAAGTGTTCCGTGGCCTTGTGTGCTTATTTGCATCTGGTCCTCAAGTTTAA
- the LOC130955986 gene encoding 8-amino-7-oxononanoate synthase: MATPSAWWDNWVEEALATLDSLNVLRSLRPICLRKGNHRMIPFEAVLQNVPDPPKFREDRGAFEVFDEMQQWDRASVEVEIGEATFLRWMHDTPSSGDEIGYNTAAGDDGFGVYNEKFKKLILFSGNDYLGLSSHPAIGRAAAKAAQEHGMGPRGSALICGYTNYHRLLESSLADMKKKEDCLLCPTGFAANMALMTTIGSIGSLLAGKNVTAEDEKIAVFSDALNHASIIDGLHLAQRQKSVKVFVYRHCDMSHLNMLLTHCRMRRKVVVTDSLFSMDGDYAPLVELADLRKKHGFLLVIDDAHGTFVCGKNGGGVAEEFGCEKDVDICVGTLSKAAGCHGGFIACSKRWKLLIQSRGRSFIFSTATPVPVAAAAHAAVAVAKHEGWRRKAIWNRVKDFHLLTGIPVTSPIISLIVGSEDKALQASRYLLQSGFHVTAIRPPTVPPNSCRLRVALSAVHTREDLENLAAALSRCIDFQETRIYNCNSYARL, translated from the exons ATGGCTACTCCAAGTGCATGGTGGGACAACTGGGTTGAAGAGGCACTTGCAACCCTCGACTCCCTCAACGTCCTTCGATCTCTAAGACCCATTTGCCTACGGAAGGGGAATCACCGAATGATTCCCTTTGAAGCTGTGCTTCAAAACGTGCCAGACCCTCCAAAGTTTAGGGAAGACAGAGGTGCATTCGAGGTGTTCGATGAAATGCAGCAATGGGACAGGGCCTCTGTGGAGGTGGAGATTGGAGAAGCCACGTTCCTCAGATGGATGCATGACACTCCAAGTTCTG GTGATGAGATTGGTTATAACACAGCTGCTGGTGATGATGGATTTGGGGTATACAATGAGAAgtttaaaaagttaattttgtTTTCTGGAAATGACTATCTTGGTTTGAGTTCCCATCCGGCTATTGGAAGGGCTGCCGCAAAG GCAGCACAAGAACATGGAATGGGACCAAGGGGATCTGCCCTTATTTGTGGATATACCAATTATCATAGGCTGCTTGAGTCAAGCTTGGCAGatatgaagaagaaagag GATTGCCTTCTTTGTCCCACAGGGTTTGCTGCCAATATGGCCTTGATGACAACAATAGGAAGTATTGGTTCTCTCTTAGCTGGAAAAAATGTGACTGCCGAGGATGAAAAGATTGCCGTCTTTTCCGATGCACTAAACCATGCATCAATAATTGATGGTCTTCATCTTGCTCAGCGGCAAAAAAGTGTAAAGGTGTTCGTATATAGGCATTGTGATATGTCCCACCTCAATATGCTCTT AACACATTGTAGAATGAGAAGAAAAGTTGTTGTAACTGACAG CTTGTTCAGCATGGATGGTGACTACGCACCACTAGTGGAGCTTGCAGACCTTCGCAAGAAGCATGGATTTTTGTTAGTCATTGATGAT GCTCATGGAACATTTGTTTGTGGCAAAAATGGCGGTGGCGTTGCTGAGGAATTCGGCTGTGAAAAGGATGTAGACATATGCGTTGGTACTCTAAGTAAAGCTGCAGGTTGTCATGGAGGATTTATAGCATGCAG TAAAAGGTGGAAACTGCTAATACAATCACGAGGTCgttcttttatattttcaacCGCTACACCAGTTCCTGTTGCAGCTGCTGCACATG CTGCTGTTGCGGTTGCAAAACACGAGGGATGGCGTCGAAAGGCTATATGGAACAGGGTGAAAGACTTTCATTTGCTGACAGGAATCCCAGTTACAAGTCCCATTATATCGCTAATTGTAGGAAGCGAAGACAAAGCACTACAAGCAAGCCG GTATTTGTTGCAATCTGGATTCCATGTCACTGCTATCAGACCACCAACTGTGCCTCCTAACTCATGCAG GCTAAGGGTAGCTCTGAGCGCAGTGCATACAAGAGAAGATCTGGAAAACCTTGCAGCTGCACTCTCTCGCTGCATTGATTTCCAAGAAACCCGCATATACAACTGCAATAGTTATGCAAGATTGTAG